In Stenotrophomonas sp. 610A2, one DNA window encodes the following:
- a CDS encoding dienelactone hydrolase family protein, whose amino-acid sequence MPNWITLPTPLGPVRAWQALPLGTPRAGLVFIQEIFGANAHIRHVAEQYAGEGYAVLAPSFFDLIEPDLQLDYDAAGVSRGKALVDELGVDRAVTVVEAAAAVLASYGKVGTVGYCWGGTIAMLAAQRLGLPSASYYGARNVPFLDTAFKAPAIFHFGDQDASIPAAAVAAHREKQPDLPVYVYPADHAFNREVGMHYHAPSADLARERTLAFFSENLR is encoded by the coding sequence ATGCCCAACTGGATCACCCTCCCCACCCCACTCGGCCCCGTCCGCGCCTGGCAGGCCCTTCCCTTGGGCACCCCGCGTGCCGGCCTGGTGTTCATACAGGAAATCTTCGGTGCCAACGCCCACATCCGCCATGTCGCCGAGCAGTACGCAGGCGAGGGCTATGCGGTGCTTGCGCCCTCCTTTTTCGACCTGATCGAACCAGACCTGCAGCTGGACTACGACGCCGCAGGCGTCAGCCGCGGCAAGGCGCTGGTGGACGAACTGGGCGTGGACCGCGCGGTAACCGTGGTCGAAGCCGCCGCTGCCGTGCTGGCGTCCTATGGCAAGGTCGGCACGGTCGGCTATTGCTGGGGCGGCACCATCGCCATGTTGGCCGCGCAACGGCTGGGCCTGCCCTCGGCCAGCTACTACGGTGCGCGCAATGTGCCGTTCCTGGATACAGCGTTCAAAGCCCCGGCAATCTTCCACTTTGGCGACCAGGACGCCTCGATCCCGGCCGCCGCCGTTGCAGCGCACCGTGAAAAGCAACCCGACTTGCCTGTATATGTCTATCCAGCCGACCACGCCTTCAACCGCGAGGTCGGCATGCACTACCACGCACCCAGCGCCGACCTGGCGCGCGAACGCACCTTGGCCTTCTTCAGCGAGAACCTGCGATGA
- a CDS encoding helicase HerA-like domain-containing protein: MDPILLGKGVTDDIAVTLLPRLGNRHGLVAGATGTGKTVTLMTLAEGFSRLGVPVFMADVKGDVAGLAVAGEGGEKLAQRAAEIGVDGFAPAASPVVFWDLYGKLGHPVRTTVSEMGPTLLARILELNDTQSGVLDIVFKLADDRGLLLLDLDDLRALLGLVAEERKDISTEYGLVSAQSVAAIQRSLLRLSQDGGEAFFGEPALELADIMRVNHDGRGVVGILAAAQLILKPRLYSTFLLWLLSELFEQLPEVGDLEKPKLVFIFDEAHLLFDDAPPALVQRIEQVVRLIRSKGVGVYFCSQFPDDVPGNILGQLGNRVQHALRAFTPRDQKAVKTAAETFVQNPKLDVVATLSQLGTGEALVSTLQDKGIPSPVQKTLIAPPRCRMGSITDAERAQVRAGSPIGTRYDTAVNRESAAELLAQRAEKAVEQAQAPKARTRQQDEEQEGGFGQSIKDAIFGTKRRQGMIETMAKQTTRTVGTKLGNQIVRGILGGIFGSKR; encoded by the coding sequence ATGGACCCGATCCTGCTCGGCAAAGGCGTCACCGACGACATCGCCGTCACCCTGCTCCCGCGCCTGGGCAACCGCCACGGCCTGGTGGCCGGCGCTACCGGCACCGGCAAGACCGTGACCTTGATGACGCTGGCCGAGGGCTTCTCGCGGTTGGGCGTGCCGGTGTTCATGGCCGATGTGAAGGGCGATGTGGCTGGCCTTGCGGTTGCCGGCGAAGGCGGCGAGAAGCTGGCCCAGCGCGCCGCCGAGATCGGCGTCGATGGCTTTGCCCCGGCTGCCAGCCCGGTGGTGTTCTGGGACCTGTACGGCAAGCTCGGCCATCCGGTGCGCACCACGGTGAGCGAGATGGGCCCTACCCTGCTCGCCCGCATCCTCGAACTCAACGACACCCAGTCCGGCGTGCTCGATATCGTGTTCAAGCTGGCCGACGACCGTGGCCTGCTGTTGCTGGACCTGGATGACCTGCGCGCCCTGCTCGGCCTGGTTGCCGAGGAGCGCAAGGACATCTCCACCGAATATGGCCTGGTCAGCGCGCAGTCGGTGGCGGCCATCCAGCGCTCGCTGCTGCGCCTGTCGCAAGACGGCGGCGAAGCCTTCTTCGGTGAGCCGGCGCTGGAACTGGCCGACATCATGCGGGTCAACCACGATGGCCGCGGCGTGGTCGGCATCCTTGCCGCCGCGCAGCTGATCCTCAAGCCACGCCTGTACTCCACCTTCCTGCTGTGGCTGCTGTCCGAACTGTTCGAGCAGCTGCCGGAAGTGGGCGACCTGGAGAAACCCAAGCTGGTCTTCATCTTCGACGAAGCCCACCTGTTGTTCGACGACGCCCCGCCAGCACTGGTACAGCGCATCGAACAGGTGGTGCGATTGATCCGCTCCAAGGGCGTAGGCGTGTATTTCTGCTCGCAGTTCCCGGATGACGTGCCCGGCAACATCCTCGGCCAGCTCGGCAACCGCGTGCAGCACGCGCTGCGCGCCTTCACCCCGCGCGACCAGAAGGCAGTCAAGACCGCGGCGGAAACCTTCGTGCAGAACCCCAAGCTCGACGTGGTCGCGACCTTGTCGCAACTCGGCACCGGCGAAGCACTGGTCTCCACCCTGCAGGACAAGGGCATTCCCTCGCCGGTACAGAAGACCCTGATCGCCCCGCCACGTTGCCGGATGGGCTCGATCACCGACGCCGAGCGCGCGCAGGTGCGCGCCGGCAGCCCGATCGGCACCCGCTATGACACTGCCGTCAACCGTGAATCCGCAGCCGAACTGCTGGCACAGCGCGCGGAGAAAGCCGTCGAGCAGGCGCAGGCACCAAAGGCCCGCACCCGCCAACAGGACGAGGAGCAGGAAGGCGGTTTTGGCCAGAGCATCAAGGACGCGATCTTCGGCACCAAACGCCGACAAGGCATGATCGAGACCATGGCCAAGCAGACCACTCGCACCGTCGGCACCAAGCTCGGCAACCAGATCGTGCGCGGCATCCTGGGCGGCATCTTCGGCAGCAAGCGTTGA
- the asd gene encoding archaetidylserine decarboxylase (Phosphatidylserine decarboxylase is synthesized as a single chain precursor. Generation of the pyruvoyl active site from a Ser is coupled to cleavage of a Gly-Ser bond between the larger (beta) and smaller (alpha chains). It is an integral membrane protein.) — MSLVTSLTYVLPHRLLSSMARSLAYSQNPRISRWLIDTVSNKFNVNLAEAANPDPRSYPSFNSFFTRALKPGARVAAADPRTLTMPADGRISQLGPIEDGRIFQAKGQSFTAAELLGDAADAAPFNNGLFATVYLSPRDYHRVHMAWTGTLRETVHVPGRLFSVGTDAVASVPRLFARNERLVCHFDTDFGPMVQVMVGALLVSGVETVWSGEEIPAYGDRITRKDWRGKGITLERFAEMARFNYGSTVIMLLPPGVADFDPSLKAESPVQLGQPLAKLR, encoded by the coding sequence GAACCCGCGCATCTCGCGCTGGCTGATCGACACGGTGTCGAACAAGTTCAACGTCAATCTGGCCGAAGCCGCCAACCCCGACCCGCGCAGCTATCCCAGCTTCAACAGCTTCTTCACCCGCGCCTTGAAGCCGGGCGCCCGCGTCGCCGCCGCCGATCCGCGCACACTGACCATGCCGGCTGATGGCCGCATCAGCCAGCTCGGCCCGATCGAAGATGGCCGCATCTTCCAGGCCAAGGGCCAGTCCTTCACCGCCGCCGAGCTGCTGGGTGATGCAGCCGACGCCGCGCCTTTCAACAACGGTCTGTTCGCCACCGTGTATCTGTCACCACGCGACTACCATCGTGTGCACATGGCCTGGACCGGTACCCTGCGCGAAACCGTGCATGTCCCGGGTCGGCTGTTCAGCGTAGGCACCGACGCGGTCGCCAGCGTGCCGCGTCTGTTCGCCCGCAACGAGCGCCTGGTCTGCCATTTCGACACCGATTTCGGCCCGATGGTGCAGGTGATGGTCGGCGCGCTGCTGGTCAGCGGCGTGGAAACGGTGTGGAGCGGCGAAGAAATCCCCGCCTATGGCGACCGCATCACCCGCAAGGACTGGCGTGGCAAGGGCATCACCCTGGAGCGTTTCGCCGAGATGGCACGTTTCAACTACGGCTCGACGGTCATCATGCTGTTGCCTCCGGGCGTGGCGGATTTCGATCCGTCGTTGAAGGCGGAAAGCCCGGTGCAGCTGGGCCAGCCGCTGGCAAAGCTGCGCTGA
- the greB gene encoding transcription elongation factor GreB: MSRWRPPAEKSTALITPQGHARLKAELDELWRQRRPEVVKALAAAAAEGDRSENAEYTYRKKQLGEIDRRVRYLSKRLEALRVVDTTPSDPEAVFFGATVELENVDSGQTVIYRIVGPDETDAPAGWISIDSPLARALLKKRIDDEFAVELPSGLTRFAIIDVSYGEG, from the coding sequence GTGAGCCGTTGGCGTCCCCCTGCAGAAAAAAGCACCGCCCTGATCACCCCACAGGGCCATGCCCGGCTGAAAGCCGAGCTGGACGAGCTGTGGCGGCAACGACGGCCGGAAGTGGTCAAGGCGCTGGCCGCCGCGGCCGCTGAGGGCGATCGCTCGGAGAACGCCGAGTACACCTACCGCAAGAAGCAGCTGGGCGAGATCGACCGCCGCGTGCGCTACCTCAGCAAGCGGCTGGAAGCCCTGCGCGTGGTCGACACCACGCCCAGCGATCCGGAAGCCGTGTTCTTCGGTGCCACGGTGGAGCTGGAGAACGTGGATTCCGGCCAGACCGTGATCTACCGCATCGTCGGCCCCGATGAAACCGATGCGCCAGCTGGTTGGATCAGCATCGACTCGCCTTTGGCGCGTGCATTGCTCAAGAAACGCATCGACGATGAATTCGCGGTGGAGCTGCCCAGTGGACTGACCCGCTTCGCGATCATCGACGTCAGCTACGGCGAAGGCTGA
- a CDS encoding HIT family protein — translation MTEAVTSDFVLDTRLAADSVLIADGPLSQIRLMNDDRFPWVVLVPRVPGASEWIDLDGAQQRLLLAEINQISQHLKHKPNVSKINIGALGNIVRQLHVHLIGRNENDAAWPGPVWGSGKAQRFDPEVLAERVEIWRQRLR, via the coding sequence ATGACCGAAGCTGTGACGTCCGATTTCGTCCTTGATACCCGCCTTGCCGCCGACAGCGTACTGATCGCCGACGGCCCCCTGTCGCAGATCCGCTTGATGAACGATGATCGTTTTCCCTGGGTCGTACTGGTGCCGCGTGTGCCCGGTGCCAGCGAGTGGATCGACCTGGACGGCGCCCAGCAACGCCTGCTGCTGGCCGAGATCAACCAGATCTCCCAGCACCTCAAGCACAAACCCAACGTGAGCAAGATCAACATCGGCGCGCTGGGCAACATCGTGCGCCAGCTGCATGTGCACCTGATCGGCCGCAACGAGAACGATGCTGCCTGGCCCGGCCCGGTCTGGGGCAGCGGCAAGGCACAGCGTTTCGATCCGGAAGTGCTGGCCGAACGTGTCGAAATCTGGCGCCAGCGGCTACGATAA
- the rimO gene encoding 30S ribosomal protein S12 methylthiotransferase RimO, giving the protein MSQLNPKVGFVSLGCPKALVDSERILTQLRVEGYSIVPSYDSADVVVVNTCGFIDSAVAESLDAIGEAMNENGKVIVTGCLGKKGDMIREHYPDVLSVSGPQDYTTVMEAVHAALPPKHDPFVDLVPDYGIKLTPRHYAYLKISEGCNHRCSFCIIPSMRGDLVSRPVDEVLREAERLVKGGVRELLVVSQDTSAYGVDRKYAPGTWRGKEYATRMKALCEGLSELDAWTRLHYVYPYPHVDDVVPLMAEGKILPYLDIPFQHASPRILKLMKRPGAVDKTLERVLRWREIAPDITVRSTFIVGFPGETDAEFEQLLDFLDTAQLDRVGAFAYSPVEGATANALPDQVPEEVKQERLARFMEKQAAISAARLESKIGSVQQCLVDGIEDGIAVARSKADAPEIDGLVHIQNAVEAKLRVGEFVNVEITDSDEHDLFGDALIETKAAPFDIKVL; this is encoded by the coding sequence ATGTCCCAGCTGAACCCCAAAGTCGGCTTCGTCAGCCTTGGCTGCCCGAAGGCCCTAGTCGATTCCGAGCGCATCCTCACCCAGTTGCGGGTGGAGGGCTATAGCATCGTGCCGTCCTATGACTCGGCCGATGTGGTGGTGGTCAATACCTGCGGCTTCATCGACTCGGCCGTGGCCGAATCGCTGGACGCGATCGGCGAGGCGATGAACGAGAACGGCAAGGTCATCGTCACCGGCTGCCTGGGCAAGAAGGGCGACATGATCCGCGAGCATTACCCGGACGTGCTGTCGGTATCCGGCCCGCAGGACTACACCACGGTGATGGAGGCGGTGCATGCCGCGCTGCCGCCCAAGCATGATCCGTTCGTGGATCTGGTGCCGGACTACGGCATCAAGCTGACCCCGCGCCACTACGCCTATCTGAAGATTTCCGAAGGCTGCAACCACCGCTGCAGCTTCTGCATCATTCCCTCGATGCGTGGCGACCTGGTATCGCGCCCGGTCGACGAGGTGCTGCGTGAGGCCGAGCGCCTGGTCAAGGGCGGCGTGCGCGAGTTGTTGGTGGTGTCGCAGGACACCTCGGCTTATGGCGTTGATCGCAAGTACGCGCCGGGTACCTGGCGCGGCAAGGAATACGCCACGCGCATGAAGGCACTGTGCGAAGGCCTGTCCGAGCTCGATGCCTGGACCCGCCTGCACTACGTCTATCCTTACCCGCACGTCGACGACGTGGTGCCGTTGATGGCCGAGGGCAAGATCCTGCCGTACCTGGACATCCCGTTCCAGCACGCCAGCCCGCGCATCCTCAAGCTGATGAAGCGCCCGGGCGCGGTCGACAAGACCCTTGAGCGCGTGTTGCGTTGGCGCGAGATCGCGCCGGACATCACCGTGCGTTCCACCTTCATCGTCGGCTTCCCGGGCGAGACCGATGCCGAGTTCGAGCAGTTGCTCGATTTCCTCGATACCGCCCAGCTCGACCGCGTTGGCGCCTTCGCCTACTCGCCGGTGGAAGGTGCAACGGCGAACGCACTGCCAGACCAGGTGCCGGAAGAAGTGAAGCAGGAGCGTCTGGCCCGGTTCATGGAGAAGCAGGCTGCCATCTCCGCTGCCCGGCTTGAAAGCAAGATCGGCAGCGTTCAGCAGTGCCTGGTCGATGGCATTGAAGATGGCATTGCCGTTGCTCGCTCCAAGGCCGATGCGCCGGAGATCGACGGTCTGGTACATATCCAGAACGCCGTCGAGGCCAAGCTGCGCGTCGGCGAGTTCGTCAACGTCGAGATCACCGACAGCGATGAACACGATCTGTTTGGCGACGCGCTGATCGAGACCAAGGCCGCGCCGTTCGATATCAAGGTGCTGTGA
- a CDS encoding transglycosylase SLT domain-containing protein, translated as MPVSLLSARRWSLLLATSLLTVVPAAQAISARDKVKVDAIEARMTAAEKRYSDALVLVANADPKGTIEGDAALEDMEDVISACIAQKGCQVSNLLATYKRLLKQRADASGEAQEEDGGPLEADPDHIAPLVADVPEAARAAALLNDHRHAFDDMVEYNPAIQAGIRRWLTDMRPSLLTSYENYMNLRGIMWPEWEKDGLPEALLFGIMAKESNGRVHASSRVGAAGLMQFMPATGRRFGLGPDGTGFDTRFDPRSAASASADYMNERMRGLNKNIEYALAAYNGGEGRAARIYRETGGQSFWTDTSYNQFPGETKDYVPMVIAAAWIFLHPQQYGVEFPKLNAQPATLRLAKSTTIYELTICLGSTGTRDGYMRALRNLNPRYEADGWIPGGTTINVTTRIAGLYNRYCVSGPRADLARALITADLNAAIKRPSAATVTGSVAVGDVQAMQAAQAAAPVVAPPPRPAAPARRAARSYKVVRGDTLGAIANRFQCEVPALARANGLRAPAYALKPGQTLKLEGCGR; from the coding sequence ATGCCCGTATCCCTGTTATCTGCTCGTCGTTGGTCGCTGTTGCTGGCGACCTCGTTGTTGACCGTGGTCCCGGCCGCACAGGCGATCTCCGCCCGTGACAAGGTCAAGGTCGATGCCATCGAGGCGCGGATGACGGCGGCCGAGAAGCGTTACAGCGATGCGCTGGTGCTGGTTGCCAATGCCGACCCCAAGGGCACGATCGAGGGCGACGCCGCGCTGGAAGACATGGAAGACGTGATCAGCGCCTGCATCGCGCAGAAGGGCTGCCAGGTCAGCAATCTGCTGGCCACCTACAAGCGCCTGCTCAAGCAGCGCGCCGACGCCAGCGGCGAGGCGCAGGAGGAGGATGGCGGTCCGCTGGAGGCTGATCCGGACCATATCGCGCCGCTGGTGGCCGATGTGCCCGAAGCTGCCCGTGCCGCGGCCCTGCTCAACGATCACCGCCATGCCTTCGACGACATGGTCGAATACAACCCGGCGATCCAGGCCGGCATCCGCCGCTGGCTCACCGATATGCGTCCCTCGCTGCTGACCAGCTACGAGAACTACATGAACCTGCGTGGGATCATGTGGCCGGAATGGGAGAAGGACGGCCTGCCCGAGGCATTGCTGTTCGGCATCATGGCCAAGGAATCCAATGGTCGCGTGCATGCCTCCTCGCGTGTGGGCGCGGCGGGCCTGATGCAGTTCATGCCGGCCACCGGCCGCCGTTTCGGGCTGGGCCCGGACGGCACCGGCTTCGACACCCGCTTTGATCCGCGCAGCGCGGCCAGTGCCAGTGCCGATTACATGAATGAGCGCATGCGTGGGCTCAACAAGAATATCGAGTACGCCTTGGCGGCCTATAACGGCGGCGAAGGCCGTGCTGCGCGCATTTACCGCGAAACCGGTGGCCAGAGCTTCTGGACCGATACCTCGTACAACCAGTTCCCGGGCGAGACCAAGGACTACGTGCCGATGGTGATCGCAGCGGCGTGGATCTTCCTGCACCCGCAGCAGTACGGCGTCGAGTTCCCCAAACTCAACGCACAGCCGGCAACCCTGCGTTTGGCGAAGTCGACCACCATCTATGAGCTGACCATCTGCCTGGGCAGTACCGGTACCCGCGACGGTTACATGCGCGCGCTGCGCAACCTCAATCCGCGTTACGAGGCCGATGGCTGGATTCCGGGCGGCACCACCATCAATGTCACCACCCGCATTGCTGGCCTGTACAACCGCTACTGCGTCAGTGGCCCGCGCGCCGACCTGGCCCGTGCGCTGATCACGGCCGATCTGAATGCGGCGATCAAGCGGCCATCGGCGGCGACGGTTACCGGTAGCGTCGCGGTAGGCGATGTGCAGGCGATGCAGGCAGCGCAGGCCGCCGCACCTGTTGTCGCACCGCCACCGCGTCCGGCAGCACCGGCACGACGGGCAGCGCGCAGCTACAAGGTTGTCCGCGGTGACACCCTGGGCGCCATCGCCAACCGCTTCCAATGCGAAGTGCCAGCACTGGCGCGCGCCAATGGCCTGCGCGCACCGGCCTATGCCCTCAAGCCAGGGCAAACCCTGAAGCTGGAAGGCTGCGGTCGTTGA
- the dcd gene encoding dCTP deaminase, giving the protein MSIKSDRWIRQMSEQHGMIAPYEAGQVKQVDGQRIVSYGTSSYGYDVRCSREFKVFTNINSTIVDPKHFDPKSFVDIEADECIIPPNSFALARTVEFFRIPRDTLVVCLGKSTYARCGIIVNVTPLEPEWEGHVTLEFSNTTPLPARIYANEGVAQMLFFQADKDDICETSYKDRGGKYQGQTGVTLPRT; this is encoded by the coding sequence ATGAGCATCAAGAGCGACCGTTGGATCCGCCAAATGTCCGAACAGCACGGCATGATCGCGCCGTACGAAGCTGGCCAGGTCAAGCAGGTGGATGGCCAGCGCATCGTCAGTTACGGCACCTCGAGCTATGGCTACGACGTGCGTTGCTCGCGTGAGTTCAAGGTGTTCACCAACATCAACTCGACCATTGTCGACCCCAAGCACTTCGACCCGAAGAGCTTCGTCGACATCGAGGCCGATGAGTGCATCATCCCGCCGAATTCGTTCGCGCTGGCACGCACGGTGGAGTTCTTCCGCATCCCGCGCGACACCCTGGTGGTGTGCCTGGGCAAGAGCACCTATGCGCGCTGCGGCATCATCGTCAACGTCACCCCGCTGGAACCGGAGTGGGAAGGTCATGTGACGCTGGAGTTCTCCAACACCACGCCGCTGCCGGCCCGCATCTACGCCAACGAAGGCGTGGCACAGATGCTGTTCTTCCAGGCCGACAAGGACGATATCTGCGAAACCTCCTACAAGGATCGCGGTGGCAAGTACCAGGGCCAGACCGGCGTTACCCTGCCGCGCACCTGA
- a CDS encoding DUF3025 domain-containing protein: protein MTTAPAADDAGLGRRRFVAPLRGQVDPRCFANPLFAGFSDFEALLRSADWPGMAALNAQLPVQGKRFVTQDDALLDDGLHYEQRIAQGRIATRAQNWHDLFNAMIWARQPAIKRALNAQQCLHIAAMGASQRNRAQAALTQFDETGLIVRVRDAGLLMAWDQHDWSALFNLVVWREGDIAVSAVIGHALMEQALLIERLLVGKCVVVVADDDAGCVAEVAAAIAEGRLLADPAELRPLPLAGIPGWHSRQDETFYQQSDYFRPLRAGRSYPPPLSLRRS, encoded by the coding sequence GTGACTACAGCACCTGCCGCAGACGATGCCGGCCTTGGTCGGCGTCGGTTTGTAGCGCCATTGCGCGGGCAGGTGGATCCACGGTGCTTCGCCAACCCGCTGTTCGCGGGTTTCAGCGATTTCGAAGCCTTGCTGCGTTCCGCCGATTGGCCGGGCATGGCTGCGCTGAACGCACAGTTGCCAGTGCAGGGCAAGCGGTTCGTCACCCAGGACGATGCCCTGCTCGATGATGGCCTGCATTACGAGCAGCGTATTGCGCAGGGCCGCATCGCCACCCGCGCGCAGAACTGGCACGACCTGTTCAACGCGATGATCTGGGCGCGTCAGCCTGCCATCAAACGCGCGCTCAATGCGCAGCAATGCCTGCATATCGCGGCGATGGGGGCGAGCCAGCGCAATCGCGCGCAGGCGGCGCTGACCCAGTTCGATGAAACCGGGCTGATCGTGCGTGTTCGCGATGCAGGCCTGTTGATGGCATGGGACCAGCACGACTGGTCGGCGCTGTTCAATCTGGTCGTCTGGCGCGAAGGTGATATCGCAGTGTCTGCAGTCATCGGCCACGCGCTGATGGAGCAGGCCCTGTTGATCGAGCGCTTGCTGGTCGGCAAATGCGTGGTCGTCGTTGCTGACGACGACGCAGGCTGTGTTGCCGAAGTGGCCGCGGCTATCGCGGAGGGAAGGCTGCTGGCGGATCCAGCCGAGCTACGGCCGCTGCCGCTGGCGGGCATTCCAGGTTGGCATTCGCGCCAGGACGAGACCTTCTACCAACAGTCCGATTACTTCCGCCCGCTACGTGCGGGCCGAAGCTATCCGCCGCCGCTCAGCCTTCGCCGTAGCTGA
- the apbC gene encoding iron-sulfur cluster carrier protein ApbC has translation MVGGSITLGGAHKVQKGLSPHSRIRNVIAVGSGKGGVGKSTTAVNLALALKALGAKVGVLDADIYGPSVPAMLGLSGRPESPDNKSIEPLRAFGVEAMSIGFLIEPDSPMIWRGPMATSALTQLFNDTLWGDLDVLLIDLPPGTGDIQLTLSQKIPVAGAVIVTTPQDIATLDARKALNMFEKVEVPVLGIVENMAVHTCSSCGHVEHLFGEGGGQRMAEQYGVPLLGSLPLDIGIREQGDVGAPIVVAQPESGAAKAYMAAAQRMMEELAKRPRASIPILSSLI, from the coding sequence ATGGTGGGCGGTTCGATCACATTGGGCGGTGCCCACAAGGTGCAGAAGGGGCTTTCTCCCCATTCACGTATCCGCAATGTCATTGCGGTTGGCTCAGGAAAGGGCGGGGTGGGCAAGTCCACGACTGCGGTGAACCTGGCCTTGGCGCTGAAGGCGTTGGGCGCCAAGGTTGGTGTGCTGGATGCCGATATCTATGGTCCCAGCGTGCCGGCCATGCTTGGCCTGAGCGGGCGGCCGGAGAGCCCGGACAACAAGTCCATTGAGCCGCTGCGGGCGTTCGGGGTCGAGGCGATGTCGATCGGATTCCTGATTGAGCCCGACTCACCGATGATCTGGCGTGGGCCGATGGCCACTTCCGCGCTGACCCAGCTGTTCAATGACACGTTGTGGGGGGACCTGGATGTCCTGCTGATCGACCTGCCGCCGGGTACCGGCGATATCCAGCTGACCTTGTCGCAGAAGATCCCGGTGGCCGGAGCGGTCATCGTCACCACGCCGCAGGACATCGCGACGCTGGATGCGCGCAAGGCATTGAATATGTTTGAGAAGGTCGAGGTGCCGGTGCTGGGTATCGTCGAGAACATGGCCGTGCACACCTGCAGCAGCTGCGGTCATGTCGAGCATCTGTTCGGCGAAGGTGGCGGTCAGCGGATGGCAGAGCAGTACGGGGTGCCGTTGCTGGGCTCGCTGCCGCTGGATATTGGTATCCGTGAGCAGGGCGACGTGGGTGCGCCTATCGTGGTCGCGCAGCCGGAGTCGGGCGCGGCGAAGGCCTATATGGCGGCGGCGCAGCGGATGATGGAAGAATTGGCCAAGCGCCCACGTGCCAGCATCCCGATCCTGTCCTCGCTGATCTGA
- a CDS encoding LiaI-LiaF-like domain-containing protein, translating to MRSNLIAALILIIVGLFFLAKNLGWINGNIGSMLATWWPAILVAVGIGMLFGRGK from the coding sequence ATGCGCTCCAATCTGATCGCCGCCCTGATCCTGATCATCGTTGGCCTGTTCTTCCTGGCCAAGAACCTCGGCTGGATCAACGGCAACATCGGCAGCATGCTCGCCACCTGGTGGCCGGCCATCCTGGTCGCCGTTGGCATCGGCATGTTGTTCGGGCGTGGCAAGTAA